Part of the Hevea brasiliensis isolate MT/VB/25A 57/8 chromosome 16, ASM3005281v1, whole genome shotgun sequence genome is shown below.
TATAAAGATTCTACAGAGTTGAGGTTTCAGACTTTCTAGCATCTCCTAACTTGAAAGTTAAAATGTAGCTTACATTAAGCTCCTTTACTTGGCAGAATTAGTTAGCAACTGGGAAAGATAAACCTTTGTTCGGTTGGTGTAATAATTCATTATCTAAGTGAGAGAATAGTCCTAAGTCTTTCTAGGAGGTGTTTGGTTCCCTGAATCTATTACGGAAGTGACTAGGAATGTCAAATTCTAGTGTTTGTTACTATTCCTAAATATGAGTTCCATCTTTAGATTCCCATGTGCTTGAGAAAGTTCAATACTTCAATTCCTTCATTATGTTGCTAGGATAGTCTCAACAGCAATCATCCATCTTGCTGCATCAAGGTGAACATGAGATATGGGTTCAACAAAATATTCATATACCAATAATAGAATTACCACAGCCAATGTAAGAGCATGGCTACTGACTAGACACAGCAacaaattattgaaaattgtgtATAATTGTGAGTTTGCATGTGCAATGAATGGATGTGGCATCATCAAAGGATGGGCTATCTTAAATGAAAAACCTAGAAAGGATCGGCTAACTCAAATGCAAAAATTCTATGCGCAAGTTTTCCATGCCTATCGAGGTTATGCTTCATTGCTGACAATTTAGTACCAGCAGCAAGAAGAGAAGCATTCCATGTATCGAACACGCCCTTACCAGCATCGTGTTTCAGCATGCGCTCGTGCCAAAATACGTCAATGTGGTCAGTTGACGATGCAACAGCCATAGCGGCAAGCAGAATACACGCTTACCAAAATCTCTGCTTGATTTTTCTtggaaaaagaaggaaaaaaaaaaaaaaagaatttgatTCTAGCAAAATCTGAGCCTTGCCATGCTCAACCTGGGAGTTCAGTGTTCCCCCCACTCTCCAGAATTGGATATTTTAGGCCCGACCCATGTAATCTTCATTCAAAACAAGCAAGCTTCGTTATGGGCTTCGATAATTGAGTTTCCTGTCTTTTTCTTTTATGGTCCAGTTCAgcattttgataaattaaataatttataaaaattcaaaCAGGAGTGTACTGTGTAGAGTATAATGCAAAGGTCCGGCGGCAAGGCCAAGGGAAGAGAGCGGTTGACAAATTCGCAGAGCATTGTTGTTAATTTGATTCTCGCGCTCTCTTCTGTATTACTTAtacagattttgatattgaattcGATTGAACATACACTAACACATACTCATCTCAAAACAAAAACAAATAAACCCTATAGTGGAAATAAGGAGAAGAATTAGCAAGAAAAATGATGGAATTCCTGGACCTGGAATCGCAGGACGGAGTGAGAATGCCGTGGAACGTGCTTCCGGGCACCAAGCAAGAGGCCAGCAACTGTGTGGTACCCGTCTCAGCCATTTACACTCCGATCAAGCACTTCGCCAACATGCCGGTCCTCCCCTACTCTCCCCTGCGTTGCCGCACCTGCCGCTCCGTGCTTAACCCATTTTCGATCGTGGATTTCGCGGCTAAGATCTGGATCTGCCCCTTCTGCTTCCAACGCAATCACTTCCCGCCTCACTACGCCTCCATCAGCGACGACAACCTTCCTGCGGAGCTCTTCCCGCAATACACCACCATCGAATACGAGACTCCAGCAGAGAAGTGCTCGTCCTCGTCGGTTTTTATGTTCGTAGTGGACACTTGCATCATCGAGGAGGAGATGGCCTTCCTCAAGTCAGCCTTGTCCCAGGCCATCGACCTCCTTCCGGACAATTCCCTCGTTGGCCTCATCACTTTTGGGACCTTGGTCCACGTTCACGAGCTAGGCTTCGGCCAGATCCCCAAAACCTACGTCTTCAAGGGCTCCAAGGACGTGTCCAAGGACCAGCTTCTCGATCAGATGGGTTTTTTTCTCAAGAAGCCCAAGCCTCCCACTGGTGTTATTGCGGGCGCTAGGGATGGCCTCTCTTCCGAGAGTATTTCCCGCTTCCTATTGCCCGCCTCTGAGTGTGAATTTACTCTCAATTCGGTAATTTTGAATATGCCTTCTCATTTCAACAATCAAAATCACATTTTCTTGTCTCATATACTttgttaatttcttaatttaatttcttttatcctCACAAAATAAAATGAATGTAAGGTGTTGGAAGAGCTGCAGAAAGATCCTTGGCCTGTTCCGCCTGATGAGCGGGCTGCCAGGTGTACTGGCACGGCTCTTTGTGTGGCGGCCAGCTTATTAGGAGCTTGTGTTCCTGGGTCTGGAGCTCGAATTATGGCATTCATTGGTGGTCCATCCACTCAAGGACTAGGTGCTGTAAGTGCTTTACACTTTTCTCTATTAGGAAACACATTATCCGATTCATTGCTCATTGTTAATATATTGACCTTGTGACTGATTATCTGGAGCCTTGATACTGTTACTGTGTCCAAACTTGAACGTCATGATCCTTGGCTTGGCTCAATTGTGACCCTCATATCCACTTCGTACATCATAGTATAATTTAGTCGTCTCCACTGGATGGTTTACTTTTCATGTTTGCCTATCTTATTTTCTATTGTATTGATCTGAACATGAGATACTCTTTGCTTCAATCTTTTCTCTTGAATATTCATATTAATTGCTGCTGCTGCTGAACCATAAATTTAGTAAAACTTTACCTTCTTATATGATACTTCTTTTTCTTATGCTTGCATTGTTTGGCACTTCAACTGGCATTTAACTCCCAAATTCTATTCCCTGTTGAAAGAGAGATTGTCTTGTTCTTTCTATTTCTATCTTTTCCTGTTGATTTATATTGCTGGGAACTGAGTTATTCCTGTATATCTTCTCTAGATCGTGTCAAAGAATCTCTCTGAACCAATTCGTTCTCACAAGGACCTGGATAAAGATTCTGCTCCCCTTTATCATAAAGCTGTGAAGTTCTACGAAGGACTTGCAAAGCAGCTTGTGCATCAAGGCCACGTACTTGATCTGTTTGCATGTGCTCTTGACCAGGTAATATTCTACTTTAAATCAAGCACATAGGCTGGCGTCTGATTGTGTGTGAGTTAACCAAAGAGTACTtcatttaataatttagaaattaataattataatttgtaaataatatattttttttcagttATAAGTGAATAACTAACTGAATATAATTTTATCTGCTGACTGACTTTGTAAATAAGCTTTTTGCTTTTGTTTACAAAATTTCCCATTGTATTTGGTGATTGGACACCTATTTGTATATTGTAAACTTTCCTAAAACTTTCTAGTGTATGTAGCTTATTGAAGGGCCAATTAATGCAATCAGTGCAATAGGTAAATCTCTATCTAAAGCTTGCCATTATAATCAGTGATTGGGGCACGGAATTCCTgttattaattatttagttcATACTATAATCTTTAGGCCAGTTTAGTAATACTCTAATATTAATTTGTACTTTTTGGTTTATTCAAAAAAGTTCtatcctcccccccccccctcaatAGTtctatgaatatatatataacttGCTCTTTTTCAATGGGAATAGATTTTTATCTGCTGGAAGGTGAAGGGGGGACAAAAAATAGGCCGACACCAATTGGACAGGATTATATTGTTTTCTCCTGTCATTTTCAATCCATTGATCCAAAAAAATGCTGTTAGGTTTCACAATCAATTTGTTGCTTTTAATTTCAAGTATTTGTTCAATGGGTTTATAGTTGCAGATTCATACAGGGAATACTATGACTTGAAAATCAAATTTCTTTTGCTTGTCTTTCCTTCTTCCTAGGTGGGGGTTGCTGAACTTAAAGTTGCAGTTGAAAAAACTGGTGGGCTTGTTGTTCTTGCAGAAAGCTTTGGCCATTCAGTTTTTAAGGACTCACTTAGACGTATTTTCCAATTTGATGACTATGACCTTGGACTATCATCAAAGTAAGAGTTCTTCAATCTCTCTATATATTGCTTTCTGAAGTTGCAAATTTTATACCTTTGCCTAATCTTAATCACTATAACTCTCTCATCACAAGTCAAACTTTtagattcaattaaaatttatttgctTGGTGACGTATTGCCACTGGGATTGTCGAATGAATTTGTATCTTCTCACTCAACAGTTATATCTTTATTATTATGCTCTGTCAATTATCATGCTTGATACTTTCAGCATTTTCTTTGATTAATTTTTGTGCAAtccttatggaaagaaaatggTATATTTGGTAGAGTTAACACCTTTTGTTATGCATTCTGTTAAATATATATTTGTCGCTACTCAAACTGGAGCGCCATCTTAATAACTTTTCCCCTGTCTTGCATATAGTGGTATATTTGAGATAAACAGCTCAAAGGATATCAAAGTTCAAGGCATTATTGGCCCCTGTGCATCGCTTGAAAAGGTATATCTGGAGGATTTTATAGACCTTTACCCCCTCCccctattttgttcattacttTATTTCATCATTTATTAACAATGACTTTATGCAGAAAGGTCCTTTGTGCTCCGATACTGTCATCGGTCAGGGTAATACCAGTGCTTGGAAGATGTGTGGACTAGACAAAGCTACAACTTTATGTATAATATTTGAAATTGTGAAGAAGGACAGTCCAGATGCTTCTGTTCAACCATCAAGCAATCAATTTTACTTCCAATTTTTGACTTAGTATGAACTccaagctttttcttttcttttgtggtTCCTTTCCTTCACTTTTTGACAGAGATGGAAAAATCTTTggcttataagttataattgacattttattaCAGTTATCAGCACAGCAGTGGTCAAATGAGACTCCGCGTTACAACCCTTTCTAGAAGATGGGTTGCTGGACCTGGAAGCATACAGGCAAGCTCTTTTCTCCTCTTGTATGTGTTGCATTACCATTTACCAGTTCACTtggggataaaaaaaaaaatgtgctGTACTTTACATAGATGTGAAACATTCTGTTTAATGGTCTAAGGAGAAACACTATCAAGGGAAAGAAGGTGGGAAGGAACTTTAGGCACCACTTGGTTCAATTAAAAGTAATAACTGTTAGTTGATACTTGTGGCTAGTGGATGGTAACAACTAACAAGTGAACGTTAATTGCTTAATAAAACAATTGTTAGTTGCTGACTTTAGTTGTCTGTACAGTTTGGTTCAGATCATTAGATATTAAAACCGATTCAAATTTATAACCAGTTTGGTtaaattgatttttcattttttttaatttgggcCAAGTTcaggtttttttttatttaagctaAATTCACTTTcgttaatttaaatttaagtcCAAATATTGTAAACTCAATATAAATAATAGATTTCTTTATCACttgcataaaaaaataattggCGTTGCTCAAAAATTACAAAGAATCATTGATAAGTtcattaattttgaattttttaaatatatcttCTAATACtttaaaaagtaaataaaattctGCACCTAGATGCCAATATTGTGTATGATAAATTGATAATTTTAGTCTCCATAATAAAGTACTCATTTAAGGAGATGAAAAAAGAATTGGTAGAATCCACAAAGGTTGATTTGGGCTGCTAAATCCTAGTAAACTCAGTAATAAGTTGACTTCGCGAATGGAGGCAGATTGTTATTTTATCTTTTGAAGGTCATGAAATGATGttgcttttattattatttttatttttcccccTAGACAGTGTCTTCATGGCATGCTTCTGAATCTATTTTAAAATGCGTTAGGATTTGATTGCTGGATTTGACCAAGAAGCAGCTGCTGTAGCCATGGCACGCCTAGTCTCTTTCAAAATGGAAATTGAGGTAACTGGCCAATCTTTTGTGGTTTTTTGCGTTCAGATCCAGGATAATGTGGCTCACATTTTCTGCTTTAACATTTCTGTTGATGATTGAAATCTTTTGGATAGACTTTcaacatctctctctctctctctctctctctctctctctctcacacacacacacacacacacacacacaaacacatGCATAAGCATACAAGTATAACTATGAGCAAAGTTACAAAGGAACAAATTTAGATTGAAGATGCATAAAAGTGGCCCTTGTAAATTATGCAAAGTGCTACTTGGCATGCAGGCTGAGTTTGACCCGATAAGATGGCTAGATAAAGCTTTAATACATATATGTTCACAATTTGGAGATTACCAGAAGGACAGCCCATCTTCTTTCAGCTTGTCTCCTCGGCTTTCGATATTCCCTCAGTTCATGTTTCATTTACGACGTTCCCAATTTGTTCAGGTATATTGCTATTATCTGTAAAGGCTCAATCTAACTTTTTGTGTAGTTCAATTAGTTCTCATTCATAGTAAAATTAATACAGGTCTTCAACAACAGCCCGGATGAGACGGCATACTTCAGGATCATACTGAACAGGGAAAATGTGGCCAATTCTGTTGTGATGATACAACCTTCACTGATatcttactcatttcattcagGGCCAGAACCAGCTCTTCTTGATGTGGCTGCCATTGCAGCTGATAGGATCCTGCTTTTGGACTCTTATTTTACTGTTGTTATTTTTCATGGTGCAACTATTGCTCAGTGGCGAAAAGCTGGCTACCATAATCAACCAGAACATCAGGTAGTTTGTTAAGTTCTGAAGGAAGAGAAGGGGAGTGGAGGGGGAAAGAAGAGAAAGAAAACCTTTCTCTTTGTTTTAGGTTTGATGTAACAGTCTTCATTCTTACATGTGAAATCACAGCCTTTCATAAGCATCATGTGCTAATCACTCTTTTGGTTGTTTATTACCAAAGGACAAGTAAATAT
Proteins encoded:
- the LOC110666392 gene encoding protein transport protein SEC23 C codes for the protein MMEFLDLESQDGVRMPWNVLPGTKQEASNCVVPVSAIYTPIKHFANMPVLPYSPLRCRTCRSVLNPFSIVDFAAKIWICPFCFQRNHFPPHYASISDDNLPAELFPQYTTIEYETPAEKCSSSSVFMFVVDTCIIEEEMAFLKSALSQAIDLLPDNSLVGLITFGTLVHVHELGFGQIPKTYVFKGSKDVSKDQLLDQMGFFLKKPKPPTGVIAGARDGLSSESISRFLLPASECEFTLNSVLEELQKDPWPVPPDERAARCTGTALCVAASLLGACVPGSGARIMAFIGGPSTQGLGAIVSKNLSEPIRSHKDLDKDSAPLYHKAVKFYEGLAKQLVHQGHVLDLFACALDQVGVAELKVAVEKTGGLVVLAESFGHSVFKDSLRRIFQFDDYDLGLSSNGIFEINSSKDIKVQGIIGPCASLEKKGPLCSDTVIGQGNTSAWKMCGLDKATTLCIIFEIVKKDSPDASVQPSSNQFYFQFLTYYQHSSGQMRLRVTTLSRRWVAGPGSIQDLIAGFDQEAAAVAMARLVSFKMEIEAEFDPIRWLDKALIHICSQFGDYQKDSPSSFSLSPRLSIFPQFMFHLRRSQFVQVFNNSPDETAYFRIILNRENVANSVVMIQPSLISYSFHSGPEPALLDVAAIAADRILLLDSYFTVVIFHGATIAQWRKAGYHNQPEHQAFAQLLQAPRDDVDAIIKERFPVPRLVICDQHGSQARFLLAKLNPSATYNTDSPLPGGDILFTDDVSFEVFLDHLQRLAVQ